The Amaranthus tricolor cultivar Red isolate AtriRed21 chromosome 2, ASM2621246v1, whole genome shotgun sequence genome contains the following window.
aaataagtggTGAAAAATAAAACGAGACAAAATTGAtaggataaaaaataaaaaagataaatttaatgaaactgAGAAAATAACTAGTTTTATGAGTatttaacttaaaataaaaacttagcAAAGTCAATATGGTACATTGATATTAACATAAATTAATGAAGCAAAAATTTATTAGTAAGagaatttttatagtttttaaaccATAGTTTTAGTCTTAGCATATATAAATATGTttcataaaaattacaaaaaaaatatatattaaatcctatataagacaaatctaataagataattaattataagtatattttaacttttatgtatttttaaaaatttcctCCTAAGTAATATTTTTCTATCTTTAATGAGTGGTATTGCTTTTGTTCTTAGAAAAATGGCAATATTACTATATTAAGAATGTTGTTCCACCTACTTTCTCCACCTTTAATTATTTCTCCTCCCACCACCCATGTTTTATTCTCTCTCTATTCTAATATGATTCATATTTTCTTGTTGTCTAACTTTCTCAATAGTTCATGTGCACAAAAATAATCCTATCTAACTAGAAATTCAAGAAAGTTAATTATAATTGTTGCTTTGTGTAAAGAGATATTTATTCCGTTTTATATTAGGTGTAACATTAGAAAAAATATcactatttatttataacttttaatttgtaattaatttttaatctataagttcaaACAtattcaagtgagatcttgtttgattcgtcgcattgcaaagattattaatatcaaattttaatgattttttatcatacataattagagatattaataattaaattagtcaTTAGATtgcgtgaaaaaacaaatattgcaGGTAAATTGGAACAAAGGAAATAATAAGCAAATATACAAAacattatagaagtatatagtatatttatTACTTAAGAGTCCATAAACCGAGTCAACTATAATTTAGGTGTCTAGTTAAAGTTCatgattttttatcatattatcAGTATCAAGTCCTTGACAAAAGAGTCAGTTTACACCCTATTCTAACTTGTTAGTATGAGTATGACAACTTTCTTTCACGTTGATTTTTGATATTATGTCAACCCACCAACAGATCATTATATAATGTAATATCCCTATAGGGATGATACATATTATTATCGTATCTAGTGTATTCCggtcattaaaaattataatcagaGTTTAGAAAGGGAAGAAAATTGATAATTCATATCTAAATTGTTTtaccttttaaaaattattttctataatttcCACATAAATTATTACCCTTTATTGAGTAAAAAAAAGTATCTATTCAATATTCATACAACactccaacaaaaaaaaatcaatatcatacattattataaaaaaataattcaaaaatcataaCCTTCATGTGAAGTGTGGACCAATTATTAATGTTcacacacaaaaataaaaaaaaaatcaaaaaataaataaaaaataaataaaaattcccACCATCTCATCATGTGACAATAATCCAATCAATATTTGTCGGTGATCACACCAAAACAAGAATGTACAGCTAATACCCACTGATTTATATCTCCATCACATCACACCGTTGATTTTTTATGAGATTTAATCTACAACACCGCCAGCATACAATAACACAATACAACCCCAAATCCTAATAGTCCTCCACCGTTGATTTTCCCTGCcgcatttttctttttctttttatgttcaGCTGTATCATCAGCTACATCATCATCGTAATCAGAAGCCGGTCCATCGGCTTCAGGGCTTGGCGCGTCCGCATCAGGAGCCGAAGCCGGCTCATCATCGGCTTCAGCTGACGGCTTAAACAGTTCTGGCGGCTGTAAAAATTTGTCTAGCTTGAAAGCTGAAAATGGATCTTGGTCAACTAACGTTCCCGTTATTTCTGCCGTTacgacttttgtttttatcgtGACGGTTTCGCCGTCATTTTGGACGGTAAATTCGTATTTCTTCTTAGAACCTTCGGTTGCTAATGTGTTTATGATTCCGTTATTGGATTTGAGTGAACCTAATGAGTTGTAAATGGCAACGGCGTGATATAAGATTAACGACGTCTTGTTAGCGTCtgttaattttttgaattttggcaTAAATGCTTTGACGGCGCCGTCACTTGGGCAAAACACCGTTAACCCACTTTCTGTATTTTCCTGGAaagaaatcaataataatttagtcaatgttaataataatttgattatatgGGCCATTTGGTTAGgaatattaaatggtggtaatggaaatgatttataatataaaatttctttaaaagtttcatatcattcccatggtaacgaaactttgatcacaagaaagttttttttatttatatcaaatgaaataaAACTCGATTCTCTAATATTCAACATTTTAATACTTCCTTTGTCGTTCTTTTCAACTTGCTATACAATATTCAAAAAAACCCTTGTTTCAATTACATAGTGTAGCAAACCCTAAGCAAAATAGACATTTGCCTAAAACTCAGAGATTAGAGTCGACTTAACACTTCATTTCATCAATGTTGTCATATATGACGTAAAACTCGACCACATTATAAACTAGCAACTAATACCAAATTAATTAATCACCTACTTTGCTTGTTTGgttcatactccctcctattcaccttatgAGTCTCATTTGAtctttcacggattttaaggagagtcaaaagtgggaccctatgGGTGGGAAAAAgagtgattttatgggttttttaatgtaagggaggaaaattagtatgagtAATGGaagatataattgaaaataagataaagttactaagggcataaaagtcaaaaatccataccaaaaatagaaatgagacaattaaagtgacttgaccataaaaggaaatgagacacataagctgaataggagggagtattatattacaCGTATAAAAGAGTAGATCCCACgtaattttttttgacaaaaactgacatttattatttaatttattatgctACATTAAATactctaatttatttattacaaaAAATCAGACCTATTAATTATTTAGATTTGGTTACAAACTTTTAGGTAGTACTAGTGTATTATAATATACTCTTTCATCTTTCTCAATATTGATACCTTGTGTTTTGTATTATTATGAGTTTGCCTGATatatcccaaaaaaaaaaacttatatttgTGTTATATTTGTGTCATATaatttcaagaaaaaataatgtaaaataaataaaataaattaaaatagaaaataatggtAAATAAGCAAGAGGGATATTGTATTTGTTGGGAAAATGGAGTTTTGTCTTGGAGCAAGTAAGTGTGTACCAACTTTTCCAAAATGGTCTAAAGTTTGATTCTCACTATTCTTTTTAAGCCTCGTCTTCCCTAAGTCTAGCCcatattgaaaatatatatatatatatatatatatatatatatatatatatatatatatatatatatatatatatatatatatatatatatatatatatatattcactaATTTCTAAATGAaacggtctcacggtgagaccattttTATTGGGCTggctcaatatatattttttgtcttaaaatgattgcttataacgttaaagtgatcacttataattttaatataattattttttattgtcttaaaatgattacttataaattttaaacgattacttatgattttaaaataatcaattgaagaaatagGCTATTATATGGACCTGtcttatggtgagacggtctcatataagacgagctatatatatatatattatatacaattttttttttatgattattaattCACATTTTCACTCCTAATACCATTTAAGTTAACTTTTGTAATATCCAATCGACCCGTTACTTTGGTccacttttttttcttattgcCTCACTAACaccaatttaacgattatttttatatgaaagCAAATTCAATAAAACAGACACAAATATAAGAGagttataaaaaagaaaattaaaacttactTGGTAAGTTTTATCAGCACCAGTAGAAACAAGCAAGTGAGAAAATTCTTTGCAACCTCTATCAGCTAAGACAGACGTAACATTAATTTTAGTAGGTTCAGCCGTTGGAGCTTCAGCAGTTTCAGAATCAAGTACATGACTTATTTGAATCACTGATATTTTGTATGGCATTTCTAATACTGATTTTACAAAGTACGAATTTAAATCACCCGAATCAACTGGCCCGAAACCGACTTTACCCTTGTGTAAGTCTGTTATGTTCACATATCCTGAGTTCCCATCTGCATCTCCTGATGATTGGAACAATGAGGCTGTCACTGTTGTACCTGTAATGTGTATGTGTATACTTAACATTAGTATCGGGATTCTAATTTGACAAACAGATAATAGTTAGTAGCTGATTACAGTCGCTGATTTGACTAGACCAACTGTTAATTTTAAACTTGTATTTATGAGCGGTTAACAgcttattcataataataaattgttttAACCAGTTAATTTACCAATTACTATAGCATTGGATGCTTAGACCACCCTATCTtctatttgtatcaaaataatttaaaattattcaatAAGTTATTTTGTCGAACATTCAATTATTATACACACTCTCTTAGTCCCTTATAATTGGGGCTCATGTGGATGATTAGATCTTTTAATCAATATTTTATTGTAAATAAAGTTGGTAATCTAGGTTTAGGTCCTGCTAGGCCCACATGAAGATCCGCCCTTATacataaagaattgaatgagtTTCGAACTAGATCTCAAGTCTCAgcttaaaacttaaattcatGATGtggatttaaaaaatatttctatattAAATAGAGAAAATTGACAATATAGATAACTTTTTAATAATGTAACATTTGCCCTTATTTCTTTGTAAAGAATCTAACCTTTGTCTCCTGGCGTTTGATATCATATCCTATTAAtacttattattagtaatatgaTATGTTATGTGCAAATGTatgaaaaatgttaaattatgaaaaaatgaTCCAAAGATGAGATTATAAATATTCATGGTGAATAgataaaatgttgaattattaatgttaatttttcatatttaatattgtatataaaaaaaattaagaatggtaaaaagaaaaaagcagTAGAATACGTACCATCAGTGATCTGGTGGAGCTTCTTAGCACTATAGTAATCAGTAAGAACATGTAGTGAGAGAACATTACGTAGAGTGTAGAGAGAGAAACCTCTAGCAAGCAATGAAGACATTGCAGAGTTATCAAGGGCTAAAACTGTAATTGTATTCCGACGATTGATTTCATTTGCAAGATGGGTTTTTGTGAGGTATTCATTGAATTTAGAGAATTCGGGTCGTTTTTTAAGGATTCGGGTGATGTTAAAGGCGGTCGTGGCGGGTATAAGGAGGGAGATGAGGAGGAGTGAAGATATCAACACCGTTGAAACCCGCATTGTGAAAAGAATATGTGGGTGAGATGAAAAGACGGGTCGGAAATAAAAGTGGGGAGGTTAGAGCATGTGATGAGTGGGatagagtgtatatatatagtgagGTTATGGGGTAGTGATTGTGGTGTTTACTGACTGGTACAGGGTGTTTTCCAGATGATTGTTCTTGTGTGGGTACCACTTTTTTATATCGTCATCATACTCAATGTGCCCCGTTTATGGAAATTATGCTCAGGCTCTTAAAGGGAAAAAAGGCAATAACTTGTACCTATAAAGAAGAATGCGGTTAAAGAGTATTCTTTAGCTTTTGGCAAATGCTCAAATATTGAGATTCCTACAACGAAAAAGAGCAAATGGGTTGAATTTGTAAGCCTTCGTCTAACAACACAAGTTAAaccattaatattaaaaatagtgGGTCCCACTTTGTTTAGTGAGGAGAAAATAATGATTTATTGAGTTATTTGGCTTGATGTATTCTTCGAATTAGCATGTTGCTTTTGGGTGGGAGttctttacaaaaaataataaaagttctTGGTGGGGTATTGGTTTAGGAACCGACAATtgttttgctaaatatatttgatataggtttgtaaatttttggttgattattaattcaaattataaatttgaaatttaaaattttgagaaCTAAAAAATAATGATGGTCAAAAGTGATTTAAGTCTTAAAGTTAAAAGTACGTAAAGAATTATTAGGTATATTTAACGTAACAGTTTAAGTATAGTAGACTAATAGTCAATGTTTTAGTGAGCCTAAAATGttacttttgaaaaatatcattattcGATAAATTAGCAATATATAAAATGTGTAGTGGTGcatataattgtttttattaacattgtaatttgtaacattttaaaatcaaagtaaCTTAAAAAAGTTTCTCAATATTTTTTGCACACTACTTAAACCTTGTTATATTATATCTGCTATTTCATCTATTTCATAATACATGTTACACTTGAATATTTAtgtcataaaataacttataaattatcgTATTTACATATACTCTACTACATTTCTAATTGACACCTCATTAATTCTTACATGCTACAATACTATTGTGGTGTAATGACATTCCAACTGAGTGTATATATTTCTAATACATGTGGTGTTATGACACTTTAACCAatcatatttattaataatattcgAAAAATGGTTTATTAGTCATCATCTAATTGTGATGACAATTATTCCCATGTAGTAGGTTTGAAAATTGCTTCGTAGCTAggaaattttcatatatttccATTTTCTAACACAATgtttttctttatattattggaagatatactataaattttaaaaaaatctattaACATGAAAATAACATTAATTTTATAGTAGATATATGTTGATTTCGTATTTTAAGAATACTTTTTAACTATAAGAAATCGTATTTAGatgaaaaaataatatcaactaataaAAGTTTTTACTCtaaacaaatttattattttttttcaaaacaaaaaaaaaataaatttaattcttgcgtaatttctttatttatgtTAAAATCACGTATTTTTTAATAGGGTTATATATGGCCCTTAAAAGTAAatgattaaaagaaaaaaacatgtgagtaataaaattatatatgaatAAGATATAAATTTATGAAGGAGATaaagatataataataatttgtatcaaacaatataaatatagcaatacaaacatattattaaaaattaaaattaaaatatactataattaacaaataaGACGGAAAGATATAAATTGTCGGTCACGAAGAAAAGCTTGAACACACTGCTGTTTAGTGTTTTAGTGCGGTAGTTGTTGGCGATTCCATATCTTTTTagctataatttttttgttataaaaataaaaaattgcttattaatatttattgaataatataaGTCTAATAAATGAgtaattattataacaaattaaataaattgataataatGGACTGTGATATTAAGTTGAATCACAGACGTATGAGATGATGATGGGGTATCATAGATGATTGAAGTTGTTCATCTTAGAagagcatcatcatcatcatgatcatcCTATTTAAGTATTTAGTATATTCAGCTCATAAAAAAACTATAGACAGGGTCTTGGAAGGGAAGGACGGCGACAACTTATATCCATAAAGAAAAGCGCGGTTAAAGGAGTTCCTCcgctcgaggaagataaagaaaCGTAACTATacagaaaagataaattaaaagcctataaataaaataaataagtagaaccaactataaactaaaaaaaaacaaaaaattaataataaaagaaacgagagaagaaAGAtgacaagaacaccaaaagtTAATCTAAGAggcatcagtagtctaaaaaaCATGGACGCTTCCAACTATGTATATCCCTAATCAGGTCCTCatagaggtttaactcatgtaagtcaacttttatttgctcatctcaagttctcctgggtcttcctcgacttttCTTACTCTCTACTATAATACATTCTactctcctcacaggggcggcgaaagtctttctctgtaCATGTctaaaccacctcaatctatttttgcgtatttttccagaaataggggctacctCTAGTTTATTCCTAAACTCTTGATTCCTAATACGATCCATCAATCTGTGCTAGGGAATGTGtgctagggatggtcatgggttcaggaccctgttggacccgtTCTGGACCCgcccttttttaagggtttgggtcttaattttttagatCCATTAGATCCGCAGacggatctggatccaaaaaatatcTGATGGGTCTGAGTCCGGGTCCTAAGTGAAGACCCAGACCCGACATCGAGACCCAGACCCTAGACCCGCCCGTCAGactcggacccggaccctaaacttttaaattttatattatgaatttatgatttctaaattctaatattaatttttttattattaatatatagtgCCATACAGGCATACAGCCCAATAGCCCATACTGGATACTCGCATACTACCTTCTCAATCTTATTCTGcctaaccctaatttctttCTCATTTTTTATGAGCTGTTTGTAAGCATTGTGGTGTTAGTCTAGTAACTGGTGGTAGTAGTGGAACTTCTCATCTCTTGAAACACGCATAGAAAGTTTGCTCAGGAAGACATTTGAATCTTGCAGTGGTCAAACAACTTTAAGAGTTAAGAAGGAATGTGATGGGTCAAGTTCTCTGGAATTTAGTGGTAAAAGCAAACTTAAAGAGTTCGACCAAGATTTTTTGAGAAGGGAATTAGTTTCCATGGTTATTATGCACGAGTATCCATTGTCTATGGTGGATCATATTGGGTTTAGGAGGTTTGTTGAAAGCcttaattgcaattttaagatGATTTCTAGGTCCACATTAAAGCGAGATATCATGAAGATGTTTAAAGAAGAAAAACTTTCTCTACATAAATTGCTCAAGCATAATGAAAGTAGAATTGCAATCACTACTGATATGTGGACTGCAACCAACCAGAAGAAGGGTTACATGGTCATAACTTcgcattttattgataaacaaTGGGTCTTACGAAATCGCACCTTAAGGTAAAATCTTACTTATTTACTCATGTAATcatgttacttttaattttatcatttatcctttgaCTAAAACATATATTACATTATTCTATATAGGTTTTGCTATGTGCCTTGTCCTCACACCGGAGGTGTTATTGCAAAGGTAATGATGAAATGTTTGTCTCAATAttgtttagaaaataaaatatctgttgttgttgttgatattgCCACTACTAATGATGCAATGATGAAGATTTTAGTGGATAAGTTTGAGAAAAGGTCTTTGATGCTTGAGGGTGATCTTTTGCATTTATGTTGTAGTGCTCACATATTGAACCTAATAGTTCAAGATGGATTAGGGGTTATTAGTTCTGCAATTGAAAAAGTTCGTGGTTGTGTGTCTTTTTGGATGTCAACtcctaaaagaattgaaaattttgaggaGGCTTGTCGTTTTGTGGACTTAGTTAACATTAAAATGCCTAGTCTTGATTGTAAAACAAGATGAAATTCAACCTACTTGATGCTTAAAAGTGTTTTGCCGTTTAAAGATGTGTTTTCAAGGTTAAAGCGAttgaataaaaagataaattttgtTGTTCCTATTGATAAGGATTGGGAATTAGCTGAGCTTGTTTGTGATAAGTTAGAAATTTTTTACAGTACAACTAATGTTTTTTCTGGAAGAAAGTTTATCACTATCAATCCATTTTTCCGAAGGAtttgtgagattaagcttgctATGGGTAGGTGGTTACAAAGTGatgttaaaattatttgattggtGACAGAAAATATGCTTGAAAAATTTGACAAGTATTGGGATTATATGTGTGAACTTTTGGCTATTGATACTATCTTAGATCCAAGAAATAAAATGGATTGTGTGGAGTTTTATTTTAGGAAGTTTTTTGATGTTAATGAGGTTGATATGGAAATAGCAAGAGTTCGTAGGTGTCTTGATAATTTGGTTGCGGAATATCAAA
Protein-coding sequences here:
- the LOC130806061 gene encoding fasciclin-like arabinogalactan protein 2: MRVSTVLISSLLLISLLIPATTAFNITRILKKRPEFSKFNEYLTKTHLANEINRRNTITVLALDNSAMSSLLARGFSLYTLRNVLSLHVLTDYYSAKKLHQITDGTTVTASLFQSSGDADGNSGYVNITDLHKGKVGFGPVDSGDLNSYFVKSVLEMPYKISVIQISHVLDSETAEAPTAEPTKINVTSVLADRGCKEFSHLLVSTGADKTYQENTESGLTVFCPSDGAVKAFMPKFKKLTDANKTSLILYHAVAIYNSLGSLKSNNGIINTLATEGSKKKYEFTVQNDGETVTIKTKVVTAEITGTLVDQDPFSAFKLDKFLQPPELFKPSAEADDEPASAPDADAPSPEADGPASDYDDDVADDTAEHKKKKKNAAGKINGGGLLGFGVVLCYCMLAVL